Proteins encoded together in one candidate division TA06 bacterium window:
- a CDS encoding hydrogenase maturation protease, giving the protein MTNIEKRLRELIHSRAVVVIGLGNPDRADDGVGIEVARQLRGLAPERIFSETEGLEAIVLRILDRKDAEVGIFVDAVDFGGRPGEVRIFSDASFPPCTISTHKVPLGLLSALLRKEGKASYLLGIQPGTLDFDSEISDEVHRSLGKIVAILSPFFDPPREVCSQPQAAAKE; this is encoded by the coding sequence ATGACGAATATCGAGAAGAGACTAAGAGAGTTGATTCACTCCAGGGCGGTTGTGGTCATAGGTCTGGGAAATCCTGACCGAGCTGATGACGGGGTAGGTATTGAGGTTGCCCGACAGCTAAGGGGGTTAGCCCCAGAGAGAATCTTTTCAGAAACAGAGGGCCTCGAAGCGATTGTTCTACGCATTCTAGACAGAAAAGACGCTGAGGTAGGCATCTTTGTTGACGCAGTAGATTTCGGAGGGAGGCCAGGTGAGGTTCGGATCTTTTCTGATGCGAGCTTCCCTCCTTGCACCATTTCAACACATAAGGTACCCCTCGGGTTGCTCTCAGCCCTTCTTAGAAAGGAAGGGAAGGCAAGCTATCTCCTGGGAATTCAACCAGGTACTCTAGATTTCGATTCTGAGATTTCGGATGAAGTACATCGAAGTCTAGGGAAAATAGTAGCGATTCTCAGTCCATTCTTTGACCCACCGAGGGAAGTATGTAGTCAGCCTCAGGCGGCGGCGAAAGAATAG